The Myxococcales bacterium region GGTGCCGGCGAGCAACCCCGTCAAGTCGCGTCCTCGCACGCGCGCGGGCCTCGGCACCCGCAGCGCCGAGAGGACCGTCGGCAAAAGGTCGATGGTCTGCACCGGCTCCGAAACGACCCGCGCGGGAATTCCGGCGCCGACCACCACCAAGGGAACGCGCACCTGCTCGTCGTAGACGGTCGTGCCGTGGTACCGGCCGCCGTGGTCGCCAAACTCCTCGCCGTGATCGGCCGTCACGATGATCACGGGATCACGGCGCCGCCGCCGAACGAGCTCAACGAGCTTGCCGACGGCGTGGTCGCTGGAGGCGATCTCACTGTCGTAGGCGTCCACCGGCCGCGGCGAGGCCCCGTCCCCGAAGCGGTGCTCGGCGTGCGCCACGTAGGGCTCGTGCGGCTCGAACAGGTGCACCCAAAGGAACACCGGCTGCTCCGCGGGCGCCCGCTCAAGGTACTGGGCCGCCTGCGTGACGCGCTCCGCCGCCGAGGCAAACTCCATCTTTTGGTATTCGAAGTCGAGGTGCCGATCACGGAAGCCTGCAAACAGCGCCTCGTCGATGAAAAACACGGCCGGGGGATAGAACGCCGCGGTGCGGTACCCGTAGTGCCGCAAGAGGCCCGCCCACGTTTCCGAGTCGCCGCCGAGACCAAGGGTGACGAGCGGCCGGAGGTATTTACCCGTGAGCATCGAGGTCACCGCGTAGGACGTGTGCGGCGTCGGGCTGTAGGCCGCGCCAAACCGCGCACCCTCGGCGGCGAGCTGGTCGATGCGCGGCGTCGTCGGGCGGCGGTAGCCGTACGCGCCGACATGATCGGCGCGCAGGGCGTCGACGCTCACGAGGAGGATGTCACGCCCACGAAAGTCCAAGTGCGGACCGAGCGTCGGTGCCGCCGTGGGCACCGCCTTGGCGCCGTCGTCGAGCGCCGCCTCCTGGGGGGCGAGCGACGCGGCGAAGCGCACCGCGCGCCCCATGAGCGGAGCCCGCTCCACAAGCACGAGACGCAAGTTGTCGTAGCTCGCGAGGCGCCGCGCGCGCGTGCGCGCGGTGGCCGAGAACGCCACGATGAGGGCCGCCGCAAGCATGAGCGCGCGCCGAGTCCATCGGTGAGCGAGCGGCAACGCGACAACGGCGGCGGCCACGCCGGCAAGGCAAACGACGAAGAGCGCCGAGTGAAACGCCGGGTAGAGGCGAGGCAGGAGCCACTTGTCAGCGGCCCAAGCCGCGGCGCCCAAGGCGAGGCCGGACGTCGCGAGACGGGCCTTCGGCATCGCGACGACGCGAGGGAGCAGCGCGAAGACGGCCGCACCGGCGGCGATGGCCACGGCGAGAACGAAGGACGTCCTGAGCGGCGGTGAGGCGAGCATCCTGCCGCTCGACACGCCCCAGGCGGTGGCGGCGCCCGCGATGAGCGCGCCGCCGGACAAGAGGCGGCGCGCCGACGCGTGGTCTTCGGCGTGCCGGGCGACGCGTGCGACGAGCACCGCCGCGAGCACCATCGGCAACAGCATTGAGACGGCGATGGGCAAGACGAGGGTGCGCATTGCCACCGTCTCCCAGGTCCCCGTCAGAAGGTTGCCATGCAGGTTGGCGACGACGAGCTGCTCTGCGAAGAGCGCGCCCACGAAGACCACCAGGACGCCCGATAGTTCGACGAGCCAGTCGACGAGGCGCCGCATCAGCCGGCCTCCTCACGGACGGCGATGATGCGGCGAAACCGCGCCACGAGGAGCCTAAGCGCGCGGTGCTCTGGCGCCGTCAGCTCGGCGTCGGCTTCGAGGATGCGCTTCGCGTCGCCCTCAATGCGCGTCAGCCAAGGCGGGCTTTCGCTCGCTCCGAGGTACCGTAGTCCCTCTTCGTCGCCCGATTGCCGCGTCCCCCAAAGGTCCCCTGCCCCGCGCAGCTCGAGGTCCATCCGTGCGATGTCCTCCCCTCGGTCGAAGCGAACGAGAGCCTCGAGGCGCTCACGGGCGACGGCACCGAGCTCACTCTCGTGGACGAAAATCGCGCGGCCAGGCTTTTGGCCCCGGCCAACACGTCCGCGAAGCTGATGCAGCTGCGCCAAGCCGAACCGCTCGGCGCTCTCCACGATCATCAACGTCGCCGCTGGCACATCGACGCCAACCTCGACGACCGTGGTGCCGACGAGGACCCGCGCCTCGCCGCTGCGAAAGGCGCGCATCGCTTGGAGCTTCTTCGCGTGACCGAGGGCGCCGTGAACGAGCGCGACGGGCGTCGGCGAGAGCGCCTTGGACAGCTCCCCGGCGCGCTCGACAGCCGACGAGAGCTCGTCTTCGTCGTCCTCGCCGGTCTCCACGCGCGGACATACGACGAAGACTTGGTCGCCGTCGGCGACCGCTTCCTGGATGCGACGGACGAGCGCGCCCTTGTCTCGCTGCGGCGCCAGCTCGGTCACCACGGGAGGACGCCCTCGCGGCTTCTCCGCGAGCGTGGTGACCGGCAGATCGCCGCGGACCGCCAGCGCCAGCGTCCTCGGAATCGGCGTCGCGCTGAGCGTGAGGAGGTGGGGTCTTTGGCCTTTTTGCACGAGGGCCAACCGTTGCGCGACGCCGAGTCGGTGTTGTTCGTCGACAACGACGAGCCCCAACTTCGGCACCTCGACGTCGCCTACGAGGAGCGCGTGAGTGCCCACGACGAGGTCGAGCTCGCCGGTCTTCAGCGCTTGAAGGACGCGACGGCGCTCTGCGGCCGCCGTTCCACCAAGGAGGACCGCGAAGCGCACGCCGAAGGCCCGCGCGATGGGCAAGCAAGAGTCGGCGTATTGCTCGGCGAGCACCGTCGTCGGCGCGAGGAGAGCGACCTGCGCGCCGGACCCGATGGCTTGCACCGCGGCAGCCAGCGCCACGGCGGTCTTGCCGGTTCCAACGTCGCCGAGGAGCAAGCGGCGCGAAGCGACGGGCGCGGCAAGATCCCGCGAGGTCACCTCGATGGCCCGCGCCTGGTCGCCGGTCATCGTGAACCCGAAGGCCTCCTCCAGAGCCTCCCGCGTCGGCGCCTTTGGCAACGCGACGCCGTCGTGCCCGGCCCGAGGATCGCCGGCGTGGCGCGCTTCGGCCCGCAGTCGGTCAAAGGCCCGCGTGAAGACTTCGACCCACGCGAGGCGCTCACGCATGCGCTCGGTGAACGCCAGCGGGGGCGGTCCTTCGGTGGGCCGATGAACGGCTTCGAGCAGGGCGGGCGCGCTGGGCATCCCCTCGCGCACCGCGATCTCGACGGGCACCGGATCGGGCAGCGCTGGGAGCGCCGCGAGCGCCGTGGGGATCGCCTTGCGCAACGTCGCGGCGGGGATTCCGAACCGTGGATAGCGGACGCGTACCGCGGGCAGCTCGCCCACGAGCAGGTCGGGGTGCACCATCCGCGGCGGCTTCGTGCCCTCGCGCGTGACCTTCCCCACGAGCACGACCTCCGTCCCCTTGGCC contains the following coding sequences:
- a CDS encoding sulfatase-like hydrolase/transferase, whose product is MRRLVDWLVELSGVLVVFVGALFAEQLVVANLHGNLLTGTWETVAMRTLVLPIAVSMLLPMVLAAVLVARVARHAEDHASARRLLSGGALIAGAATAWGVSSGRMLASPPLRTSFVLAVAIAAGAAVFALLPRVVAMPKARLATSGLALGAAAWAADKWLLPRLYPAFHSALFVVCLAGVAAAVVALPLAHRWTRRALMLAAALIVAFSATARTRARRLASYDNLRLVLVERAPLMGRAVRFAASLAPQEAALDDGAKAVPTAAPTLGPHLDFRGRDILLVSVDALRADHVGAYGYRRPTTPRIDQLAAEGARFGAAYSPTPHTSYAVTSMLTGKYLRPLVTLGLGGDSETWAGLLRHYGYRTAAFYPPAVFFIDEALFAGFRDRHLDFEYQKMEFASAAERVTQAAQYLERAPAEQPVFLWVHLFEPHEPYVAHAEHRFGDGASPRPVDAYDSEIASSDHAVGKLVELVRRRRRDPVIIVTADHGEEFGDHGGRYHGTTVYDEQVRVPLVVVGAGIPARVVSEPVQTIDLLPTVLSALRVPRPARVRGRDLTGLLAGTVAEGEGFAFSETEDRSLVAVGRHRLLCERRIGACALYDIETDPGQTRDRGAAEPSVVAALKGRGADLARSHGRLERGDSAALPESLRRALTGDREVALDVAPLLDDVRVDLRRAAARALFELQVADTAPFAVRAFGREDDDETKRWLALALVRLGADAPEARARTEGLLSAEGLWPARAALAFAEIRDGRGVLVLASCLERPACRAELGFVEQRASVRAMAKLRDKRAVPSLVLLLTDVRLRGFAAEALGEIGDRSAKGALLAAFAAERYVSLRASEARALSALGAGADMEEPLRRFLGVPEPWADGMRIAIEAGVAKERAAGPLRVQEGARAYVVVKGPDGGQGGLLSPPAPLQDGEVSVYEADPTRPVLNLVAPAYVLLVPRVDELPPPAPIPWDGGAGSETLDGGL
- a CDS encoding DEAD/DEAH box helicase, which encodes MDRKGAKAPPLDWESPPARLSGVGPTAAAALSDVGIHSLADLVWTIPVGFDDLRAPASVGEVTAALAAAGEFRGAVRGIVDSLSVVPMRGRRALRVVLRDEGATLHAWWFFFAHGVHKAAAKGTEVVLVGKVTREGTKPPRMVHPDLLVGELPAVRVRYPRFGIPAATLRKAIPTALAALPALPDPVPVEIAVREGMPSAPALLEAVHRPTEGPPPLAFTERMRERLAWVEVFTRAFDRLRAEARHAGDPRAGHDGVALPKAPTREALEEAFGFTMTGDQARAIEVTSRDLAAPVASRRLLLGDVGTGKTAVALAAAVQAIGSGAQVALLAPTTVLAEQYADSCLPIARAFGVRFAVLLGGTAAAERRRVLQALKTGELDLVVGTHALLVGDVEVPKLGLVVVDEQHRLGVAQRLALVQKGQRPHLLTLSATPIPRTLALAVRGDLPVTTLAEKPRGRPPVVTELAPQRDKGALVRRIQEAVADGDQVFVVCPRVETGEDDEDELSSAVERAGELSKALSPTPVALVHGALGHAKKLQAMRAFRSGEARVLVGTTVVEVGVDVPAATLMIVESAERFGLAQLHQLRGRVGRGQKPGRAIFVHESELGAVARERLEALVRFDRGEDIARMDLELRGAGDLWGTRQSGDEEGLRYLGASESPPWLTRIEGDAKRILEADAELTAPEHRALRLLVARFRRIIAVREEAG